The Pungitius pungitius chromosome 8, fPunPun2.1, whole genome shotgun sequence genome has a window encoding:
- the tamm41 gene encoding phosphatidate cytidylyltransferase, mitochondrial, translated as MCRKRRFTSCLFGYFAHKPGCVLAGKLSKLTYFKMTLPTLHNTGVLYRRILSQFPQDFSLAFAYGSGVFKQHGTNQGQMEKNMLDFVFAVDDPVTWHTMNLLQNRKHYSILKLLGPTKISSIQNDHGASVYYNTLVPVDGKIIKYGVISTQSLIDDLMHWKTMYVAGRLHKPVKMLLQNENGKLRAALVANLKSAVTASFLMMPESFSEEDLFLQIAGLSYAGDFRMVIGEDKSKVANIVKDNIQHFRILYSNILRDCPQVVYKSQQGKLEVDKSPEGQFDQLMALPRTLQQRITKLVDPPGKNRDVEEILLQVAQDPDCGAVVQQGISSIVKSSSITQSIKGIATAGLWKTVSYSSKKLIKMWKGSRRKPSVSQTS; from the exons ATGTGCAGGAAACGTCGCTTTACATCTTGTTTATTCGGATATTTCGCACATAAACCGGGTTGTGTACTTGCTGGAAAGCTATCAAAGCTAACGTATTTCAAAATGACTCTTCCAACTTTGCACAACACCGGCGTGCTTTACAGACGGATTTTATCCCAATTTCCTCAGGACTTCAGTTTAGCTTTTGCCTATGGATCTGGTGTTTTCAAACAACACGGGACCAACCAAGGTCAAATGGAG AAAAACATGCTGGACTTTGTGTTTGCGGTGGACGACCCGGTGACGTGGCACACCATGAATCTGCTCCAGAATCGCAAACACTATTCCATCCTCAAGCTGCTGGGGCCCACTAAGATCAGCTCCATACAAAATGACCATGGGGCCTCTGTATACTACAACACACTGGTGCCTGTGGATGGAAAG ATAATCAAATATGGCGTAATTAGCACACAGTCTCTCATAGATGACCTGATGCACTGGAAGACCATGTATGTGGCTGGACGCCTACACAAACCA GTAAAAATGCTGCTGCAGAATGAGAATGGGAAGCTCCGGGCAGCTCTGGTGGCCAACTTGAAAAGTGCTGTGACGGCCTCCTTCCTCATGATGCCAGAGAGCTTCAGCGAGGAAGACCTCTTCCTGCAGATAGCTGGTCTTTCTTATGCCG GGGATTTTAGAATGGTGATTGGAGAAGATAAATCTAAGGTGGCCAATATCGTCAAGGACAACATTCAGCACTTCCGGATTCTGTACAGCAACATCCTCCGCGACTGCCCTCAAGTGGTGTACAAATCTCAACAAGGGAAACTGGAG GTTGACAAAAGCCCAGAAGGTCAGTTCGATCAGCTGATGGCATTGCCTCGGACCCTCCAGCAGAGAATCACAAAGCTGGTGGATCCACCGGGTAAAAATCGAGACGTGGAAGAGATTCTGCTGCAGGTTGCTCAGGATCCAGACTGTGGAGCTGTCGTTCAACAAG GTATTTCATCTATTGTGAAATCCTCCAGTATAACACAGAGTATCAAAGGCATTGCTACAGCTG GCTTGTGGAAGACGGTCTCGTACAGCTCCAAGAAGCTGATAAAGATGTGGAAGGGTTCGAGGAGGAAGCCGTCCGTCTCACAGACGTCCTGA